tgagggcctcttttcttttctctagaACCTCTTGCCTTAATTATGAAGCATCTCCGAGCAGGggagattttgtttattacgTGTGTGTCGCGTATGTAAAAGCTGATAGAGTGCTTTGGCTATGTTTGCCTTAGATGAGCTACTTGAAGCTGTTgttctcttatatatatatatacatatacatacttacatatcaTGGACTCCTTTTCTAAAACTTCTTTTGCTTTCAGCTGCAGGGTTTACTTCCATGACAGAAATGACAGAAATTACAGATATGGAAACAATCCCTGGGGAGAGTAACAATCAGCTGGCACTGACCACTCCCGAAGCGCAGCCTATCAAGCGCCGAAAAAGAAGTCCATGGTTTGGGAGTACTTTACCATTGAAAATGTGAGTGCCGGATGTAGAAGAGCATATTGTAAGCGCTGCAAGCAAAGTTTTGCTTATAGCACTGGTTCTAAGGTAGCAGGTACCAGTCATCTGAAGCGTCACATTGCCAAAGGAACCTGTCGAGCACTCTTACGAGGCCAAGGCCAAGATAACAATCAATTCATCACCCCATATAACCCAAAGATGGGTGGAAGTGAACCTCCTAAGCGACGCTACAGATCTCCTAGCTCACCTTTTATCCCATTTGATCAGGACCGGTGCCGCCATGAAATTGCCAGAATGATTATCATGCATGAGTACCCTCTTCACATAGTTGAACATCCTGGGTTCATAGCTTTTGTTCAAAACCTGCAGCCTCAGTTTGATAAAATGAGTTTCAACACCGTTCAAGGGGATTGTGTTGCAACTTACCTGAGGGAAAAGCAAAGCCTAATGAACTTTATTGAGGGTATTCCTGGACGCTTCTGTCTTACACTGGACATGTGGAGTTCAAATCAAACCCTCGGTTATGTGTTTATAACTGGACACTTCGTTGATAGTGACTGGAAGTTGCACAGACGGGTTTTCAATGTTGTAATGGAACCATATCTGGATTCCCGTTCTGCTCTAAGTCATGCCATCGCTGCCTGCCTTTCAGACTGGAGTTTGGAAGGCAAGTTATTTTCCCTCACCTTCAATCATCCGCTAAGTGAAGCTGGGCTGGAAAATCTTAGACCTTTACTGTGCGTTAAAAATCCCCTTATTCTTAATGGTCAGCTGTTAATTAGAAATTGTATAGCTCGTAATATGAGCAGCATGGCAAAGGATGTGCTTGGAGCAGGGCAAGAGATCATCAAAAAAATCCGTGATAGTGTAAAGTATGTGAAGATGTCAGAATCCCATGATGACAAGTTCATTCAAGTTAAAAACCAGCTTCAAGTGCCCAGTGAAAAGAGCCTGTTTCTTGACAATCAAACTCAGTGGAACACAACATACCAAATGCTTGCAGCTGCTTCTGAATTGAAGGAAGTGTTTGATTGCTTGGATACTTACGATCCAGATTATAAGCTAGCCCCATCAATGGAAGACTGGAAGTTGGCTGAGACTTTATGCAGTTTCTTGAAACCTCTCTTCGATGCAGCCAGCATCCTTACAACTACAACTCTCCCTACCGTAATTACATTCTTTTATGAAGTGTGGAAAATACATGTGGACTTGGGTCGTTCCGTCACTAGTGAGGATCCTTTCATCAGCAACCTTGCAAAATCAATGCAAGAAAAGATTGACAAGTACTGGAAGGACTGTAGCCTGGTTTTGGCAATGGCAGTGGTCATGGATCCTCGTTTCAAAATGAAACTTGTCGAGTTCAGTTTCACAAAAATATATGGCGAAGATGCTCCCACATACATCAAAACTGTTGACGATGGAATTCATGAGCTCTTTCTTGAATACGTGGCACTCCCATTGCCTTTGACGCCAACTTATGCGGAAGAAGTGAATGGTGCAAACAATGGAAAGACCAACGAATCTCATCAAGGTAATCTTCTTTCGGACCATGGGCTTGCAGATTTTGATGTCTACATTATGGAGACTAATAGCCAGCAGATGAAGTCTGAGCTGGATCAGTACTTGGAAGAGTCCCTGTTACCTCGTGTCCAAGAGTTTGATGTGTTGGGTTGGTGGAAGCTGAACAAGATGAAGTATCCAACTCTTTCCAAGATGGCTCGCGACATTTTGTCGATTCCGGTGTCTGCTGCTGCCACCGAATCAATCTTTGATATCACAGACAAGCAACTAGATGAATATCGTAGCTCTTTGCGACCGGAGACAGTGGAAGCACTAATCTGTGCCAAGGACTGGCTACATTATGGATCTTCTGATGTTTCGAATGCGCTTGTTAGAATGGAATTTTAGATGTAGATGATATTCCAGAGTATCATGTTTATGGACATGTTTTACTGTTAGGCCTCTATTTGTACAATTAGAAAGATTTGTATGGATGCTTCGAGTATTTTTTCTTATTACGTGTTTCTTTGAAGGCTTTACGTGGCAAGGGAAAGGTCCCAACACCATTGTGTTGCACGTGGCTTGTGCTAATTGACCATCTCTGAAGGCTGCTCTCTAAACCCTCTCAGCATATTGAACCAAGATGCATCATCTGACATCCCCTCCCACGATGCTCACTATCTATTAGCAAATCAATAACCAAGTTTTATCCCACGGTTTCCATTCAGCAACCATCTCCAACCACATTTAAAAATCCATGTAGTGTTCGTTGGTAAATAAGCAACAACAATGTGCAATAAAGCCGACTGGGAAAGATATGGCGTGAAAGACGGCCATCTACAACTGCTACTACCATCATCTCTATTGATATAATTTGTTATGCCCCTCCGCCGAGAACATGTGTCGAGCCTAAAATGAATCGTTAATGTTACATTGATTTCATGAGTACAACCATCCGGTCCACTTCAAATAGAACCCACCACCCGTGTTTAACGGAGAAAGTTATTCTAATGTAAACACACTTTCAAGACAATAAATAATCTATTTAAGcttaattgttggaaaaaatccagttcgaaaattattttcttgtacggcaaaagaataaaattttgaaaatcgagccAGCTTGTGATATTTGTAGTAATAAATTTTCCCGAATAATACCTGTGGTTTGAGCAAGACGGATCCTAGACGTTCCTGACTTTCAACCGAATGACCTTTTCCgctattctcataccatgaaCCGTTTCGAGTGTGGACTCGAACAAttacaaatcaaacaaaaaatcaaaaataattttcttacttttagtATGAAAATAAATCTCTCTTATAGAAACTAACATAATTGTTattcccaaaaataatatttatatttagaaataaattttgatttattttctagcagaataacaatatatcAAAGTTGTGTATTGTAGCCCTAttgtgccatctatttataggaagtaGTAATGAAACCCTAGTTGAATTAGTTacaaacaatatttatttaatataaaaacaattccTTAGTTGAATTAGGAGAGAGAGGTGTGGCTAACCCTAGTTATTTTACTATGGTTGTCGCCCCTCATACTTGTTATGAGGGCGTTTTGGGTCTCTCCTGtatcgggtccaattatatctgtttcttgaacttttaactcgacattttacaattcaatccaactcaatacatgtttttttatttccaaaattgaatattatttattaatttaaataaattaaattttcaattaaataattttcttaacccaattctaattccgttaaaatcataacaactttaccataaaagaatctatgagaaaatatatttaatttctacattcaacggattcacaatgaccaattaatctaatttcattttgaacttcaattaattaaataataattgaaaaacttaatttaattcttaagtCATTTCCATATTTAGtgagaaaccacattcatttccgaACGTaactcatttctctaactttatcatttctatcaatttctacTAATTTGATtcaacacgcaattcatttttggtttaaaCGAGTTAGCGGAGGGTCTTattggacatatgtgattaagactcaaataatttataattaagttccaacttttcaactattaattataaactcatttggtcacgaagtcattccactatagtatcgtgattgaggTCTCCCTTATAACATATCATTACAAAAGCTACTCGATCTgtactcgtccaatgacctagtcataagtgtgttaccctcataggatatccttaatctctttggaaTAAATATGCTCTtctaatatgatcctattttatctcatggtaaccattacatcttcctttatgaaaagtcaattactatcaaataataatgactgcctccggacgtactaacgtccaaagtgtgaatactacagtaatatatatatgaatgaggGGGTATCTGTaagtatatgagtctagttgtaatatagttacaacagagTAGGTGAGCACTTCGAGGATCGAACCCAATGGAGGCtagtgctagatcaattttaacctaaacaccaaaagatctaattagtactcaAAATAGGTTATATtacacaaatataaataaaatgagtttttaggatttttataatagaaatataataaataaataaatattaagagaTTGAAAAGTATAATTAATCAAATCTGGTTATGGGTGATTAACTCGCTTTGGTAATCTTCATCAACTGCCGCTTTGGGTTCAtcttcaatcaactagtcgatatCCTAGTGGGATCTTTCAATACGTCCACTAGAATAACCAGTCAGCAATGCCtacttatcttccaacctcaCAGTCTAGACAGGCTtagggtgaaggtgttcacgaataagccataccaattttgggttaattcccatcTTGATAACTTCCTAGGGTCATCAAGCCTAGGGTTAATAGATTATACCTTCACTAGCTAATCCTCCATAGAGGGAGTAGTTCCTCATGGTGTTCAGAAACACTATAGAATTGATATAAAAAGTGAACATGATGAATGAATCGAAAGtatagagtttaagaaaaaaaacttgatcTGTATTTAGAATGCAAGCAAATCCACAAAGTTTGATTGTATCCACAAATCAGATCtcccaaaacaaaacaaagaacaaactgaaaataaatctaaaacctaagaaaagagaaaagctaaactggaattaaaagagaaattctAAGCTAAGTAATTGGTATCTTTAATGTGTGACAaataagcctatttatagatttcagGTGGTCGTTGTCCTTAACTCTAGGTTAGCTGACATTCTTGAgcttttaagtttgattgtgtagACCAAAATTCCCTCTGGCTCGTGTTAATTCCCTCTGGCTCGTGTTAACACTAAGACCTATGTCGCGACGTAGAAGTTAGTAACAAAATTGTTattcccaaaaataatatttatacttagaaataaattctgaCTTATTTTCGTGTAGAATaataatatctcaaagttgtgtatTTTTAGCCTTACCATtgctatctatttatagggaaagGTAGTGAAACCCtaactaaattgatagaatataaacaatatttatttaatagaaaaacaatccCTTAATTGAATGAGGGGAGAGAGGGTCAGATAAACCCTAGTTATTCTACTAAGGTTGCCACCCCTCATACTTGTTATGgggggttttgggcctctcaTGTATCGTTTCCAAGTATATGTATTTTCTTGtcttttaacccaacactttataatttagtccaacTCAAAACatgattttctattttcaaaaataaatattatttattaatttaaaaaaattaatttttcaattaaataattttcttaattcaattctaatttcgttaaaatcatgGAAATTTTACTGTAAAAgaatatatgagaaaatatatttaatttcaacattcaacggattcacaatgatcaattaatttaattccatttttgaatttaaattcattaaataataattcaaaaaacttaattttaatcctAAAGTCATTTCCATACTTGGTGAGAAACCACATCCATTTTTGAACGTaactcatttctctaactttatcatgtCGAAACCACTCCTTTGAGGTTTGATTAATgggtatcgattttgaaaatgcaAATGGGGAGTTGCCACCGATCTTTTgttaaggtgtgaccggttcaccattaaaaatgatttttttttggtctgcgaatttcaagaaaacaggttcgggagtcggttacgcacgaggaagggttagcacccccgtaacgcccaaaattggtaccgaatcgattgtttaatgtcttagtattgaaactttgaaaagattttgaaatacgatcccatgaaatgaaagattaaataattgaattggttaaatggaCGGAGGacccatttcaaagaaatagaccaccacactcagtgagttagagcaCAACAGTCCAATCTTCGGAGTTAGGTTTGTccctttctaaaattttttaacatgttttaagaaggatatttgatgatttaagtcaatcgagaaatcagaatctagtaagttaggattcaatttctcaaaattcttaaacaccaaatattgcttttattttaaaatcgagataacaaaatgtcgtatccagtaagttaggatccaacactttgaaatctaaagaattttattttaataattgtatggttttaataaaatgaacactTGGTTATCttaattcatcgagaagaattgaagcccagtaagttagggcacaattctcttgAGAACCTATGAACACCAAGCCCCTTTTTTTTAGGATTATGAAATAAAACGATCATGATGCTTTATTAAATTCAACTCTTACAAATGGAACATAATTGAACAGCgatatatataatgtaaaagataaatatcaatttaaacatatactAAAAAAGGTGACAAACAAATAATGGGTAAATGCAAGtgacaataataattttaaccatattatacaaataccaatattaataattgatcatccaataaattaataattaattttctaagaTTCCTCatgacaaataaaaaataataaaaaattaatatgaagatttaaaaacGATTTGATAATAGAactaaagaacaaataaaacGTTTAAAGGAATTCTAATGAAGAAGttgtaaaaatgaataaatcttatatgcatattttaatccaagtaaataaaacttaatgtaaacaataatatataataataataaaaatctaaataaaataaataattttaaagagacacaatatttatgtatagaagctatgtaaaatttataattcgaaactaataa
This genomic stretch from Gossypium raimondii isolate GPD5lz chromosome 6, ASM2569854v1, whole genome shotgun sequence harbors:
- the LOC105773356 gene encoding LOW QUALITY PROTEIN: zinc finger BED domain-containing protein DAYSLEEPER (The sequence of the model RefSeq protein was modified relative to this genomic sequence to represent the inferred CDS: inserted 1 base in 1 codon) — its product is MTEMTEITDMETIPGESNNQLALTTPEAQPIKRXKKKSMVWEYFTIENVSAGCRRAYCKRCKQSFAYSTGSKVAGTSHLKRHIAKGTCRALLRGQGQDNNQFITPYNPKMGGSEPPKRRYRSPSSPFIPFDQDRCRHEIARMIIMHEYPLHIVEHPGFIAFVQNLQPQFDKMSFNTVQGDCVATYLREKQSLMNFIEGIPGRFCLTLDMWSSNQTLGYVFITGHFVDSDWKLHRRVFNVVMEPYLDSRSALSHAIAACLSDWSLEGKLFSLTFNHPLSEAGLENLRPLLCVKNPLILNGQLLIRNCIARNMSSMAKDVLGAGQEIIKKIRDSVKYVKMSESHDDKFIQVKNQLQVPSEKSLFLDNQTQWNTTYQMLAAASELKEVFDCLDTYDPDYKLAPSMEDWKLAETLCSFLKPLFDAASILTTTTLPTVITFFYEVWKIHVDLGRSVTSEDPFISNLAKSMQEKIDKYWKDCSLVLAMAVVMDPRFKMKLVEFSFTKIYGEDAPTYIKTVDDGIHELFLEYVALPLPLTPTYAEEVNGANNGKTNESHQGNLLSDHGLADFDVYIMETNSQQMKSELDQYLEESLLPRVQEFDVLGWWKLNKMKYPTLSKMARDILSIPVSAAATESIFDITDKQLDEYRSSLRPETVEALICAKDWLHYGSSDVSNALVRMEF